A genomic region of Fusarium oxysporum Fo47 chromosome VI, complete sequence contains the following coding sequences:
- a CDS encoding Alpha/Beta hydrolase protein, with the protein MAIPFIGRLRPHEYLALVGSFILVGLEAIIRVLTLALPPFLVTLFYRASRRLFNRFSAPARRRAESKRKTISTKVRDAPDFVELCRIWGYEAEEHIVQTKDGYLLGLHRLQWRKGEEGQKVNYGPTSLKKKVIYMHHGLLMNSEVWVALTDEQRCLPFELVERGYDVWFGNNRGNKYSKKSINQSPTSNAFWDFSIDEFAFHDIPDSISYILDTTQQESLSYIGFSQGTAQAFASLAIHPKLNNQINVFIALAPAMAPAGLSSGIVDALVTASPSVLFLLFGRRSILSSATMWETILYPPIFSKLIDMGLSFLFNWQTLNISASQKLAAYPHLYSFTSTKSVVHWFQIIRNKSFQMYDDDVHQPISVTSSSKYSKVAKYPTRNIKTPIVLVYGGSDSLVDIKVMLKELPPQTVATEIPHYEHLDFLWARDVDTQVFQHVFDALDSFTDAEHTKEEYDRYYVSRQESLLGSGYAFGHAHHGSESESSTLTPSLEGANGVQLAPQPQPHRAREQASGIPSPKNTTRHRVKYSGEIPAGDRPATPELFKSAAGRDSPESGLDSPVAARVKAGVKRSGSVGSNISLDMREGRGISVGASKAAGGIVTKSGASGTNVEESPRRDSSAEKKKKRDSDTSRAVHARYNILGLREPSFSQYI; encoded by the exons GGTCTCGAGGCAATCATTCGAGtcttgactttggctttgc CCCCATTTCTTGTTACGCTTTTCTATAGAGCTTCAAGACGACTCTTCAATAGGTTTTCTGCGCCTGCGAGGCGACGAGCGGAGAGTAAACGAAAAA CGATATCCACCAAGGTACGAGACGCGCCTGACTTCGTTGAGCTGTGTCGCATTTGGGGCTACGAAGCAGAGGAACATATCGTTCAGACCAAAGATGGATATCTTTTAGGTCTTCATCGTCTGCAGTGGAGAAAGGGTGAAGAAGGACAGAAAGTTAACTACGGCCCGACGAGTCTGAAAAAGAAGGTCATCTACATGCACCATGGCCTTCTCATGAATTCAGAGGTTTGGGTTGCTCTCACAGATGAGCAAAGATGTCTACCATTCGAGCTGGTTGAGAGAGGTTACGATGTCTGG TTTGGAAATAATCGGGGTAACAAGTACTCCAAAAAGTCAATTAATCAGTCGCCAACCTCCAACGCCTTCTGGGACTTTTCCATCGACGAATTTGCCTTCCACGACATTCCAGATAGCATCAGCTATATCCTTGATACAACCCAGCAGGAGAGTCTCTCGTACATCGGCTTTTCGCAAGGTACAGCTCAGGCTTTCGCCAGCTTAGCCATCCATCCCAAGCTCAACAACCAGATCAATGTCTTCATCGCTCTCGCGCCTGCTATGGCGCCTGCCGGCTTATCTAGTGGAATTGTCGACGCGCTCGTAACTGCATCGCCCTCTGTTTTGTTCCTTTTGTTTGGTCGTCGTTCGATTCTCAGTTCCGCCACTATGTGGGAAACCATCTTGTACCCGCCCATCTTCAGCAAGCTCATCGACATGGGGCTATCATTCTTGTTCAATTGGCAAACCCTCAATATCTCCGCGAGTCAGAAATTGGCTGCTTACCCACATCTGTACTCTTTTACGAGCACCAAGAGTGTGGTTCACTGGTTCCAGATCATTCGAAACAAATCTTTCCAGATGTATGACGATGACGTTCATCAGCCGATCAGTGTCACTTCAAGCAGCAAATACTCCAAGGTTGCCAAGTACCCGACTCGAAACATCAAAACACCAATCGTTCTGGTTTACGGTGGTAGCGATTCCCTGGTGGATATCAAGGTTATGCTCAAGGAACTACCCCCTCAAACTGTGGCAACTGAGATTCCTCACTATGAACATCTTGACTTTCTCTGGGCTCGAGATGTCGATACGCAGGTATTCCAGCACGTGTTTGATGCGCTCGATAGCTTCACTGATGCCGAGCATACAAAGGAGGAATATGATCGTTACTATGTCAGCCGGCAGGAGAGTCTTCTAGGTTCAGGTTATGCGTTTGGGCATGCTCACCATGGCAGCGAGAGCGAGTCTTCGACACTTACACCAAGTCTTGAGGGAGCCAATGGTGTCCAACTTGCACCCCAACCTCAGCCACACCGAGCACGAGAGCAGGCGTCTGGAATTCCTTCTCCTAAGAACACGACAAGACACAGAGTGAAATACTCCGGTGAAATACCTGCAGGCGACCGACCAGCCACCCCTGAGCTTTTTAAGAGTGCTGCGGGAAGAGACTCACCTGAAAGTGGATTGGATTCCCCAGTAGCGGCCAGAGTAAAGGCTGGTGTCAAGCGCAGCGGGAGTGTCGGGAGCAATATTAGCCTGGATATGCGAGAGGGTCGTGGTATCAGTGTCGGTGCGAGTAAGGCTGCTGGTGGCATTGTGACGAAGAGCGGCGCCAGCGGAACCAACGTGGAGGAGAGTCCTAGAAGGGACAGCTCtgcagagaagaaaaagaa GAGGGACAGCGATACATCTCGAGCAGTACACGCACGTTACAATATATTGGGTTTGCGAGAGCCCAGCTTTTCGCAATATATATAG
- a CDS encoding RTA1 like protein-domain-containing protein: MQPSSPVSLNGTQAPDLPFFCLKNPEAEGCVDDTGYYLYRIDLAPNAAFLAIFTASLIGFIVTWVFTRRGTAFNVAMILGLLCEIIGYSGRIASWCNRFDMNAFLTQICCLTMGPAFMAASIYLCLRRIVSAFGPENSRLPPEYYTRFFIPCDVVSLVLQALGGGMASVASQQYKSADLGTNIMIAGLAFQVVTILTFIACSVDFSIRTIRRQRALGEEAFDQRSEIVKVRNSRRLKAFLCALSLSAFCILWRSAFRVAELSEGWKGPLMGHQYMFVGFEGILIVVAVAVLNIFHPALCMKELLELDDGGLKGIWGFRDRKNNAMTSEESVEDSDRKTPTSEAVAV; this comes from the exons ATGCAGCCAAGTTCGCCGGTTTCCCTTAACGGGACACAAGCTCCTGATTTGCCCTTCTTCTGTCTTAAAAAccctgaagctgaaggatgTGTAGACGATACGGGCTACTACCTCTATCGCATTGATCTTGCACCAAATGCTGCATTTCTTGCGATATTCACGGCTTCATTGATCGGCTTCATCGTCACTTGGGTTTTCACTCGCAGAGGTACAGCTTTCAATGTCGCCATGATCCTAGGTCTTCTGTGTGAGATCATTGGATACAGTGGACGTATCGCGAGTTGGTGCAATCGTTTCGATATGAATGCCTTCCTTACTCAGATTTGTTGCTTGACCATGGGTCCAGCCTTTATGGCTGCGAGTATCTATCTTTGTCTGCGCAGGATTGTATCAGCTTTTGGACCAGAGAACTCACGGTTACCTCCCGAATACTATACTAGATTT TTCATCCCTTGCGACGTTGTCTCTCTAgtccttcaagctcttgggGGCGGTATGGCCTCCGTTGCTTCTCAACAGTACAAAAGCGCAGACCTAGGCACAAACATCATGATAGCAGGACTCGCCTTCCAGGTTGTCACGATTCTCACTTTTATTGCTTGCTCAGTCGACTTTTCCATTCGAACTATCCGTCGTCAGCGTGCCCTCGGTGAAGAAGCCTTTGACCAGCGCTCTGAAATCGTCAAAGTCCGCAATTCTCGTCGGTTGAAAGCTTTTCTCTGCGCTCTATCACTCTCTGCATTCTGCATTCTTTGGAGAAGTGCCTTCCGGGTTGCGGAATTATCCGAAGGCTGGAAGGGACCCCTCATGGGTCATCAGTATATGTTTGTTGGGTTCGAGGGAATCTTGATCGTTGTTGCTGTGGCCGTTCTCAATATCTTTCATCCCGCCTTGTGTATGAAGGAGCTGTTGGAGCTGGATGATGGTGGTCTCAAGGGCATTTGGGGCTTCCGCGACCGCAAAAACAATGCCATGACTAGTGAAGAGTCTGTGGAGGACTCAGACCGAAAGACACCCACGAGCGAAGCTGTTGCAGTTTAG
- a CDS encoding Alpha/Beta hydrolase protein: MTGDTHRKICQPLHPAIRDSLDPQYVAYHEAHLQYIERDEINDWDGSIRTKKHSLPPGGTKPIPVGSISDYDVARFRVRVYTPTGQCDERGWPVLVWFHGGGWAVGGLSNGTDLCCWACERARCIVVSVDYGLAPENPFPAAVEDAIGAVRWVASCPAELQKIDTSRISISGTSAGANLAIVAALSASNPGIPLPTAQPSLLNTITPPPISLVLFIPVVDNTATAEGVWRPNAETAPWLTPARMEYYRKLYFTQDDHRSQWDASPNLAPESLLRKLPKTWIAVAEMDILAPEALAFGEQLRGLGVSVETLLVKGGTHSILSLHGVIDRGYRMIEDAVKHLQVTFGTG; the protein is encoded by the exons ATGACAGGTGACACACACCGCAAGATCTGTCAACCCCTCCACCCCGCCATTCGTGACAGTCTAGATCCCCAATATGTCGCCTATCATGAGGCGCATCTGCAGTATATCGAAAGAGACGAGATCAATGACTGGGACGGCTCAATACGTACTAAGAAACATTCCCTCCCTCCTGGAGGAACAAAACCTATTCCCGTAGGGAGCATCAGCGATTATGACGTTGCTAGATTCCGAGTGAGAGTTTACACACCAACAGGCCAATGTGATGAGCGAGGCTGGCCTGTCCTCGTCTGGTTTCACGGTGGTGGCTGGGCAGTTGGAGGACTCAGTAATGGCACAGATCTTTGCTGCTGGGCTTGTGAGA GAGCGCGGTGTATAGTCGTCAGCGTAGACTATGGGCTGGCCCCTGAAAACCCATTCCCAGCTGCAGTCGAGGATGCTATTGGCGCCGTGAGATGGGTCGCATCTTGTCCAGCTGAACTACAAAAGATAGACACCTCCCGTATTTCCATCAGCGGAACATCAGCTGGTGCTAATCTGGCGATTGTCGCTGCATTGTCTGCATCGAACCCAGGAATCCCTTTACCGACAGCTCAGCCGTCACTCCTAAACACTATTACACCCCCCCCTATATCATTGGTCTTATTCATACCGGTTGTTGACAATACTGCCACAGCTGAAGGGGTATGGAGGCCCAATGCCGAGACTGCACCTTGGCTTACACCCGCACGAATGGAGTATTATCGTAAGCTTTACTTTACTCAAGATGATCATCGCTCTCAATGGGACGCAAGCCCTAACCTCGCCCCCGAATCTCTCTTAAGAAAGCTTCCAAAGACGTGGATTGCTGTTGCAGAGATGGATATTCTCGCACCAGAGGCACTAGCTTTTGGAGAGCAGTTGAGGGGGTTGGGAGTTAGTGTGGAAACGTTGCTGGTGAAAGGCGGAACACACTCtattctttctcttcatggTGTGATTGATAGGGGGTATAGGATGATAGAAGATGCTGTCAAACACCTACAAGTGACTTTTGGCACGGGCTAA